One genomic segment of Coffea arabica cultivar ET-39 chromosome 6e, Coffea Arabica ET-39 HiFi, whole genome shotgun sequence includes these proteins:
- the LOC113695705 gene encoding uncharacterized protein — translation MDHPHNAVQLICSSHEKGCKPFICDTSYRHSNCFYQFCKVHGLTPSKPTSDHQPNGFSPLENRQVRELLCPLCRGNVSGWTVVQAARAYMNSKIRSCALESCDFSGNYVELRKHARLQHPSARPVSVEYDDGDDNNGADDDGVVIIVMSHWERNRRARVLRIICVFF, via the coding sequence ATGGATCATCCGCATAACGCTGTGCAGTTAATTTGTTCATCCCATGAAAAAGGCTGTAAACCCTTCATCTGTGACACAAGCTACCGCCATTCAAATTGCTTCTATCAGTTCTGTAAGGTGCATGGACTAACCCCATCAAAACCAACTTCTGATCATCAGCCAAACGGGTTTTCACCCCTTGAAAACAGGCAGGTTCGGGAACTTCTCTGCCCTCTTTGTCGGGGGAACGTTAGCGGATGGACTGTGGTACAAGCTGCTCGTGCGTACATGAACTCGAAGATACGAAGTTGTGCTCTGGAATCGTGTGATTTTTCAGGGAATTATGTTGAATTAAGGAAGCATGCTCGGCTTCAGCATCCATCAGCAAGGCCGGTGTCCGTGGAATATGATGATGGCGATGATAATAATGGCGCCGACGATGATGGTGTTGTTATTATTGTCATGTCTCACTGGGAGAGAAATCGACGCGCTCGAGTTCTTCGAATAATTTGTGTGTTCTTTTAG